In Bradyrhizobium sp. 170, the DNA window CGCGCAAGCGCATCGAGGTTCCGTTTTGCTCGACGTGCAACGAGTTTCGAGAAGAAGGGCTTTGCAGCGGGCTTTGTCCGGACTGCAACGCATTAACCTACGGCGATGTGTGCGAATCCTGTCTCATGCCGGTCTTCGGCTGTTCTTTGGGTAATTGCCTGTGCGGGATATGCGGCAATCGGACTAGTCCGGCGAAAGTTGATCGCACTGTCTTATGCCTGTCTGATTATCTGAATCTACTCCCTTCGCTAAATGCGAAGGGAAACAGCGATCCGTTCATCTCGGGATATCTGGAGCGCCTGGCGGCAATGCAGAGAAGGATCGAAATCCCGGTGACAACCGAATGTGGTTGGGGTGTTTGCATTCCGAATGCATCGGGCAGTGAACGCATCTCGGCGTGGTTCGAAGGCGCCATCGCGACAGCAGTTTCGTACGACGAGGCCAAGTGTGCGCTCGGCGCGCTCCAAGCAGCAAAGCCCATAGCGTTGACGTTTTTCGGAAAGGATAACTTGTTTTTCTATGCGGCGTTCTACCCGTTAATCGCGCATCTGGCGCAGGTGACGGACTATCCGCGCCCGACATTAGTATGCAATCATTTCTTGATGGTCGACGGAGAAAAACTCTCCTCCAGCGCGGGCAATGGGTTATCGCCTGAATCGTATTTAGAAAACCATTCTTCGGATGTTCTGCGCCTCGTGGCGGCTCTCGCTCGGCCTACGGATGTTAACCAGCCATTTCGCCCCGATGAACTGCTAAGTACCGTAGAAACAATAGCTAGCGAAGTACTCCGCCCCTGGCTTTGCCAGGTCGACACTCTTATCGCGGCGAACGACGGTGTCGCTCCGGACACAGCCGATTGGACTCAAGACGATCAGCGAGTCCTTGCCGAAATCTGTGATGTTGCACGAGCGAGCCGACGTGCGCTGTCTCTGGAGTTCTTTTCAACCAGGGCCGCAGCAACTGCGTTTGTCGAAATGTGCCATATCGCGCAGCGCTATAGCCAGTCGTGCCAAATCGCGGTGGAAGATGGAGTGCGATCCAAGACATCCAGACTGACAAGCCTGGCGCTTCAGCTCCTGTGCGTGCGTTTGCTCGCCATCATCGCCTATCCCATCATGCCGAAGTTCGGCAGGCGCCTCTGGGCGTCGATTGGTCTGATAGGTGATCCAGTCATCAATGAGTACCCAGAATTTGTTCCAGGCGGGACCAAGGTAGAGCCTCTTGTTGGAAGCATCAATCTGATCACCAAGCGCTCGTCGTTCGATCATTGAGTTGAGGAGTAAGCAATGGCCAATCCGGTTCTCTTAGAAATAAAACGAAGCGGCATCACCCAATCGTTCCACCGTGGTGCCGCAGTAATTTTGGGTTCAGTTTTCAAACAACCATTCGGGTCTGCATATTGGTGCCCTCACCATAGCTCGCTACTTGCTACTTGGGTGCGGATCTCAAAACCTAATTCAGTCATGCCCATCCCTCTCGGGTTGCTATCGCTGGATCGCTAGTAAATTATCTTGGCACGCCTTTAAGCCGAGACGATGATCTGCACGACCCTTACGGTTTTCCGACTTATCTGGCGTCGGTGCGCGAAATAGCTGCGGGATACCCGCGGATTTTGTCCGAGCCGCCAGGAGAGACGGACAGCGCCGCCGCGCAAGTGATTGCGGCTTGGCGACGGTGCCCCAATCCAATGTCGGCCGAGGATAGTTGGCCAATCAGTTCATCCACCTGGCGCAAATCCGGAGACGGCTCTGAGGATCGCTTCGAATGGCGCATTTTGACCAGTAAATCTCGGTTGGTTCTTTCAAGATGGAGCACCGCTAATGACAGCAGGTTCGCGTCATAATGTATCGCTGTCATTCGAGGTGATCGACCTCGAGCGGAGTAGTCCCGTTGAATGCGCTGACAACTGCGAGTCGATGGAAATCGAGCTGGCGCTCTCCAACACGGAGGCCACTCTTCGGGGTTACACACCCCTTCATAACCGAGGCAAGCGCCTCGGCCACAATTTCGATGTGCCGGAGCGCGATCGGGTTGCTCTTCTAACGGAGGAGTTCGAATGACCTACGTTCCGGGCTCCAGCGTCCGTAACATCATTCAAGCTGCAATGCGTCTGGATGACTCGTGCAGCAATGAAGAACTCGGCAGCATTTTCACGCAAAACGACTCCCGCACTGCCATCGGCCGCGTCAGCACAAAGATTGCGCTCAAGAACAAGGCCGCAGCCTGCCGGATGATAACGAATGGTACGTCGTCAGCCAATCACATAGCCGTAATGGCCCTCGCAGCGCCGGGTACCAAAACCATACTCTCCCGCGACGTGCACCTGTCGGTCGCTGTCGGAGCCATGTTAGCGCGTGCGAAAGTGAATTGGATCTATCCGCTCTATGACGAAGACCTTGGCGTGCTCTTACCTGTGCGCCCACTCGATGTCGCATTGGCCCTGCGGTCGAACCCCGATGTGAGGCTCGTTGCCGTTAACGGTGTCACCTATGACGGGCTCGCACCTAGCACGCCTGCTATTGCGGCTCTTTGTGATGCGCACGCCGCCGTGCTGATGATGGACGAGGCGCACGGAAGCCATTTTCGAGGTCTGCATGCCCTCGGGTTTCCGCAGCCAAGCATCACCCTCGGCGCCAAGATCGTTACCCAGTCGCCACATAAAACGATGAATGCGCTGAGCCAGGCGTCCCTGATCTTGCTCGCGGATACAGAACTCTGTGGGCCGATCGATAGATTT includes these proteins:
- a CDS encoding class I tRNA ligase family protein; translated protein: MTAQTIASSHVPVRFEPAPIAQCDARAPFAGGTVTVQPEACTRPDNHHEHEVFVILSGQGRLDGVGEPRFVRSGDICVFEPFAKHQLTNISSSENLTYFTIYWTGAGSYPSPITDVSRVRDEISLLVSRPTPNTPLHLGHLAGPYLAADMLKRAEAMRGNRAVLILGLDDHQSYVELRARRERTSARQLVDRQSLAIIRQFSLFDIAVDRIWGTASSERHQRRLTTAYQELVRQGHIARKRIEVPFCSTCNEFREEGLCSGLCPDCNALTYGDVCESCLMPVFGCSLGNCLCGICGNRTSPAKVDRTVLCLSDYLNLLPSLNAKGNSDPFISGYLERLAAMQRRIEIPVTTECGWGVCIPNASGSERISAWFEGAIATAVSYDEAKCALGALQAAKPIALTFFGKDNLFFYAAFYPLIAHLAQVTDYPRPTLVCNHFLMVDGEKLSSSAGNGLSPESYLENHSSDVLRLVAALARPTDVNQPFRPDELLSTVETIASEVLRPWLCQVDTLIAANDGVAPDTADWTQDDQRVLAEICDVARASRRALSLEFFSTRAAATAFVEMCHIAQRYSQSCQIAVEDGVRSKTSRLTSLALQLLCVRLLAIIAYPIMPKFGRRLWASIGLIGDPVINEYPEFVPGGTKVEPLVGSINLITKRSSFDH
- a CDS encoding aminotransferase class I/II-fold pyridoxal phosphate-dependent enzyme, which codes for MTYVPGSSVRNIIQAAMRLDDSCSNEELGSIFTQNDSRTAIGRVSTKIALKNKAAACRMITNGTSSANHIAVMALAAPGTKTILSRDVHLSVAVGAMLARAKVNWIYPLYDEDLGVLLPVRPLDVALALRSNPDVRLVAVNGVTYDGLAPSTPAIAALCDAHAAVLMMDEAHGSHFRGLHALGFPQPSITLGAKIVTQSPHKTMNALSQASLILLADTELCGPIDRFMNLLCSTSSSVLLMQSLEFAMADHDRHGHSEWSTAVDSAQSAAEQLRRIDGVRVLDRRDVVPHAAEAIDPSRLTINVRGLGITGFEVAGLLYKDGIVVEKATFDCILVLFPPRERRISDRLVAALENMDRYRKKRLAPMPYVQSSNDVAMSMHEAFFCANRETVRLSHAVGRISAEMLTAYPPGQLIVAPGEVFSSDLVALLSSVVAKGGILKGFNKGSIANVAVVK